The genome window TTCACCAACTTCTGCATCCCCTCTTCGCTACCGTCAGTTAACCACGACTGTATACTACAGTCAAATGATATTATTTCCTCAGCTTATAACTATATATCCTTCCCTTACCCTGGTTTGTGTCCctctattcataaaaaatattgaagagcaAGATAATACAACATACTTTTCGGTTGGATTCAGTTTACGCCAAACCATCACGAAAATTTTtcaacacaggcacacacacacacgtatatatatatatatatatatatatatatatatatatatatatatatatatatatatatgtgtgtgtgtgtgtgtgtgtgtgtgtatgtatatatatacatatgtatgtatatatatttatgtatatgtatatatatatatatatatatatatatatatatatatatatatatatatatatatatatatgagtgtgtgtgtgtggtgtgtgtaacCAAGTACTTGAGATATATTCTGCTTGAATACGTATCCTTCCATTTACCAAGGCcggaaaaaaagtgaaaaggctGAAATTAATGACCTTCACAAATGAGAGAATCCGTAGGATTTCTTGTACATAAAGCCTGGCGATCGGGAAGATAAGTACGATCTGACCTTAGGAGAGCCACCGATCACACCATGGTGAGACAAACTCTTTTTGTTCTCTGCTTTTTTCGCAGACTGATTGTCCGTTAGATTTCATAGtatttacttatcattaaaagaaactaaaaaacgaaaggtgcttaattatgaaagaaattacaCAATACATTTCATACTTTATATAATAAGTGAAGACTTTTTCGAAAAACCTAATgtgttttctgtagtttttatagCAGTTAATTTTCAACGAAAGTAGGCAAAGGatactaaaacaatttttgcGAAATCACTCCTTAAGCAACTTGCaagcaaaaactatttttttttatacagaagttACTCCTCATCTGCATTGGGGCTGTCCTCTTGGCTGTCTGCCaggcagggggagggggaggtggattCGGTGGTGGCCATGGAGGATTTGGCGGTGGATCCTTCGGAGGAGGTTTTTCTGGTGGTCATGGAGGTGGGTCCCTAGGCCACGGTTCCTTTGGAGGTCAcagaggaggatttggaggaagGTCCTTTGGAGGAGGTTCCTCTGGAGGATACGGCCCTAGAGGTGGCTTCTCCAGTGGTGGTCACGGAGATTCCTTCGGAGGTCATGAAGGGGGATTTGGAGGAGGGTCCTTCGGAGGAGGCTTTGGGGGAAGGTCCTTTGGAGGAGGATCATTTGGAGGTTATGGCTCTAGAGGTAGATTCTCTAGTGGCGGTCACGGCGGGCAATTTGGAGGAGGCTTCTCCGGCGGTCATGGAGGCGGATCCTTTGGAGGAAGGAGCTCATTCTCCGGTGGTGGTGGATATGGAAAATAGAGTTGCTTTCACTGAAGAGCTGAAAGCACACCGCGATTAGTTTCTCATAATCATTTCAGAGAAGACATGTCAGAAATTTGTGAATGGAAATTcacattcattaataaataattttttataatattcaagtttttatatatctcctCTCTCAGTTACGAgtttaaatgaacagaaaattaaaatgtttgacTCCATCTTTCTTCCCCCTTTCCACCAAGGGATATTATGAAATATCTACCTATTTGTGATTCTTCCATGATAATATAGTTCAAGTTCttgttgattatttttctctttaaatgttATGGAGTGAACCTTAATTATGGTAAAATCTCCTTAGCCCCACtgtgcaaggaaaataaaacatcctcttataagaaatatatacatgaattgtTCTCTAGTATAATCCCGAACTCTTtcagtaaatttcttttataatatcctttaatcaccgaatatgaaaaataagctttGCTCTTTCATACTGTGACTCGTactgattttcattttgtgaattcatcttttattcttgtttttttttggttttaggCTTCTTTTCAATCAGAATGGATCTTTTGCTATTATACTTTGAAatcaatgatttatatatatatatatatatatatatatatatatatatatatatatatatatatatatatatatatatatatatatatatatatatatatatatatatatatatatatatatatatatatatatatatatatatatatatatatatatatatatatatatatatatatatatatatatatatatatatatatatatatatatatatatatatatatgtgtgtgtgtgtgtgtgtgtgtgtgtatatatatatatatatatatatatatatatatatatatatatatatatatatatatatatatatatatatatatatatagtacacacacacatacacacacacacatatatatatttttttttcacgtacttataaaatttttcccttcagcctgttagctaggaaatcaaatttaatggtggctggaggagactccactaaggggggtgaacttatgtaggcctgcCTCATATCGCCTGATTTGGTGGACCATAccaacctcttagccccagcatcgtacgATTTTGTTGGgggagaaagccgttagggacagaagggCTAGGTAGGACCGTAAtcgggctgctatgctgaccctagtagccttagctataagacctatttcaattcgacctttctgctggctgaaaCTGCTATTTCAGATTGACTGATGTCTCCGTGCCCCACGCTGGAACCCGAATCGGGGACGCATCGGGCCCTGCCTGGACACACTCGTCCAGAAGGACCGTAGCCGTATGTAGTTCGTGCGGTTCTGTTGCTATCCACACTGGCAAGGTTTCGAGACttctgcaagcgagctccatgcacagaagcaataagaatcctgttatctggctcttcgagtggtctgcctCTGCCCTCGTGAACCAAAATaaccttagacgtttaactgccatcctgatTAAGCGGTCCAGGGGCGCTAGTCACAGTTCCCTCTTTGCAAACAGTTGCGCGAACTACCCCAACTCATTAAACCAGTTTCAAGCGGGCTGTAGgtctttcagattcagttatttgctatgcattgtctagcttttattgcacattgtatgtgcttgcttgttgCTCAGTCAGCCCCTTCATATTAATATCCCAATTGCTccacttgtaaataaattcagtttaatgcATTGACTAGTTTTTAACAAGGCGACcaccacttctctgtttacttagacgTGATATCAAGGTCAGTCAGTTTATTCATCacatttatcgcttatattctgagcgctaTGTGTTGGCCCTTGAGGCAGTTgacaaaaatccattttcattcttccaactggcctcagaatatatatatatatatatatatatatatatatatatatatatatatatatatatatatatatatatatatataatatattatttatatatatatatatatatatatatatatatatatatatatatatatgtatatatttatatatatacatatacatacacacacacacacacacacacacacatatatatatatatatatatatatatatatatatatatatatatatatatatttatatatatatatatatatatatacatacatacatatatatatatatatatatatatatatatatatatatatatatatatatatatatatatatatatatatatatatatatatatatatatatatatatatatatatattatgtattatataaaattgtgtgtatatatatatatatatatatatatatatatatatatatatatatatatatatatatatatatatatatatatatatatatatatatatatatatatatatatatatatatatatacatattaacttttatcacttaCGCAATTATTCTGTGGATTAACACAATTAATAGCAGATTCTCATGCAGGCAGAATTGTGTTTAGTGGAGATACTCAGAAAATGTTAGAAGCTTTCCAGGACAAACTGTTCTCTTCTAGCCGGCTAACAGACGGTAAGGACAGTTAGTCCCGGAGAGCTTGTAAAATTTCCCGAATAAATGTTTCCGCTAATTACTATAATCATTAAATGAGGTTCtcttatatatacgagtacatatatatatatatatatatatatatatatatatatatatatatatatatatatatatatatatatatatatatatatatatatatatatatatatatgtcacatttcACTATCAGAATCTTTCGCACTTCGAATCTCCTCATTGTTAGCTATGGTTTATCATCTGATCTTCGTTTCAGATTCAAGGTTTCCCAGAGTAATGGCAAGCGTGTCCAAACAGCGTGAAGAGATCGAGAAGTTACGAGGTCACTGTAgctgttgcacacacacacacacacacgcacgcacgcacacacacacacacacacacacacacacacacacacatatatatatatatatatatatatatatatatatatatatatatatatatatatatatatatatatatatatatatatatatatatatatatatatatatatagagagagagagagagagagagagagagagagagagagaatctactggtcacaccTTCCTATTAGACTCTCTCGTGTTTCGAAACTCCTCACTACCATTTAGTGTTTTTGCCTCTGGTCTTAGTTTCTAAAAATGAATGTGTTGGCACGCCCCATTTCTAACACAGGACCCTGTGACACTCAATGACAGGCTTCGTACGGTGTTGGACCGCAGcttttgtatatgaaatataattttcctggaAATGGCTCGGGTCAACATATTTCATTCTAAAGGTTATTGATAACACCATTGTATAATGTTTCGTAAGTTAATAACTTACAAGTAACGCTTAAAAGCTCATGATATTGCTTtgcttattacatatatactaaaaGCTTGTCTGACGTTATAGTGCCGACATGGTTTGCAGAGCAACTTTCTCAGCGAAACAAGTTAAGACCAAGTaatcacttttctttttcctggttAGTTTGTCGCTGTagctgataaagaaaaatgacatttatttccataattattgATGAAATCTTTGACGACATTGATTTATTAGGTAAAGACATGTacttaataaaagatattgttattATGGAACGCTTAACGGGAAATATAACAGTAAGAGAATGTAAGCCACTGAAACTTGACGCTAGGTAACAATGATGACTGAATTATCCCAGTTCTTAGGAACAATATCTTATTTCCATAGTTGCAGCTTGGATAGTTTTATCggatttaaaatttataaagctAGTTTCCCTTTAAGAAtctaaatttatgaattttatgaacgacagagagagagagagagagagagagagagagagagagagagagagagagagagagagagagagatagtcattTTTGGACTTATTTTTGTATCCTGTGCCCAACTATGCACCATAAATTTTCTAGGGGATTATGACTGGTATTCTttttgttaactctctctctctctctctctctctctctctctctctctctctctctctctctctctctcaatctttttacTCTAAAAAGTAATTTCAGTCTCCATATGTCTCTACGTTTACCGGCTAATTATAAAGGCCAGGGGCTGGAGGTGGCAGGGAAGTTCGATCGTGAAAAAAAAGCTGATATCAGTCGGTATCTTAAATACAAGGTTCCAAAGACAGGCACAGTCTGAACTCATAAGAACCTTCAACCACACCCTGGTGAGGCAAAAACCTCATTTCCATAtcataaaatattcttaattttgttATCTTGAAGTTGCTATGGTAGTTTATCTAAGGAAGGTGAAATTAACATAATTAACAGCTTAAACAGTAGAAGAGCTTACCTCGAGTTTACAAGCTGGTTTAATATTGCATaatggtgatttattttttgcaatttttagcatgaaatatttcaaactgagTGCGAATAGGTAGTT of Macrobrachium rosenbergii isolate ZJJX-2024 chromosome 59, ASM4041242v1, whole genome shotgun sequence contains these proteins:
- the LOC136837606 gene encoding uncharacterized protein, producing the protein MRESKLLLICIGAVLLAVCQAGGGGGGFGGGHGGFGGGSFGGGFSGGHGGGSLGHGSFGGHRGGFGGRSFGGGSSGGYGPRGGFSSGGHGDSFGGHEGGFGGGSFGGGFGGRSFGGGSFGGYGSRGRFSSGGHGGQFGGGFSGGHGGGSFGGRSSFSGGGGYGK